In Turicibacter sanguinis, a genomic segment contains:
- a CDS encoding tyrosine-type recombinase/integrase, translated as MEIVLSQNRAVGESQKVHFIRHFLNLKASSSHYTAISYERDILDFFQVDYIEQIQLEQIIAVNMFDVEHYLLDLKGKGCASATINRKVSSLSSLYKWLLKYQDNRTGKSLLYFNPFGNLKDEKPKVNNKETEFLTQDECQRLISIFDTRKIVELRNKTIIVLALTTALRKSEMINIKLKDITTYGEYDVIHVMRKGNKKDMVKIQSSLKRLIEEYIERTNRDMIQDAESYLFIGHSRNKRNNEKLDPSSLNYMLKSTCKKAGIDKHLKVHSTRHTAITLAITGGASIEKVRDFAAHQNIATTNRYVHSIDKLKDNAGDYIHIDDLF; from the coding sequence ATGGAGATAGTTTTATCACAAAATAGAGCCGTCGGCGAATCTCAAAAAGTACACTTTATTCGTCACTTTTTAAATTTAAAAGCAAGCAGTAGTCACTACACTGCGATTTCATATGAAAGAGACATTTTGGATTTTTTTCAAGTTGATTATATTGAACAGATTCAATTAGAACAAATCATAGCAGTTAATATGTTTGATGTCGAACATTATTTACTTGATTTAAAAGGAAAAGGATGTGCTTCTGCTACGATCAATCGCAAGGTCTCTTCACTGAGCTCTTTGTATAAGTGGCTATTAAAATATCAAGATAATCGAACGGGAAAATCATTACTTTATTTTAACCCGTTTGGAAATTTGAAAGATGAAAAGCCAAAGGTGAATAATAAGGAAACAGAGTTTTTAACTCAGGATGAGTGTCAACGACTGATCTCAATCTTTGATACAAGAAAAATTGTGGAACTTCGTAATAAAACCATTATCGTCTTAGCACTTACGACTGCACTTCGTAAATCTGAAATGATTAATATTAAATTAAAAGATATTACGACATATGGTGAGTATGATGTCATTCATGTCATGCGAAAAGGAAATAAAAAAGATATGGTAAAAATTCAGTCGAGTCTGAAGCGGTTGATTGAAGAATATATCGAGCGCACTAATCGTGATATGATCCAGGATGCAGAATCATATTTATTTATTGGCCACTCTCGTAATAAAAGGAATAATGAGAAACTTGATCCAAGCTCTTTGAATTATATGTTGAAATCAACTTGTAAAAAGGCTGGGATAGATAAACATTTAAAAGTTCATTCAACTCGGCATACGGCAATTACCCTTGCTATTACAGGTGGGGCAAGTATTGAAAAAGTTCGAGATTTTGCGGCTCATCAAAATATAGCGACAACCAATCGATACGTCCATTCGATAGATAAATTAAAAGATAATGCAGGGGACTATATTCATATTGATGATTTATTTTAA
- a CDS encoding amidohydrolase family protein: MIIDSHAHIGEMLNFKLSETVLLDSMERYAIDFCLVSNVESSEVDHEQVLIPSCSQHSQLKSNERVLKFVKQHPNRLGALIWVKPLLEAVDASLEALIEENRAVIYGLKVHPYHSRVAFDDKRMIPYFELARKYQLPIVTHTANDPYSTPLHVYEVAKRYPDLNFVMVHLGLGTDHELAIKLISKLPNLYGDTTWVNAKDTLKAIKVCGVDKIMFGSDNPIDGLETLGKRIYQDYFYDLKNSLSHTDYEKLMGLNAKQIFKIKSF; this comes from the coding sequence ATGATTATTGATTCGCATGCTCATATAGGGGAAATGTTAAATTTTAAGCTCTCAGAAACCGTATTACTAGATTCAATGGAACGATATGCGATTGATTTTTGCTTAGTTTCGAATGTTGAATCTTCAGAAGTTGATCATGAACAAGTACTCATTCCAAGTTGCTCTCAACATTCACAACTAAAGAGTAATGAGAGAGTATTGAAGTTTGTAAAGCAGCATCCCAATCGATTAGGTGCTTTAATCTGGGTGAAACCGTTGCTTGAAGCGGTTGATGCCTCTTTAGAGGCATTGATTGAAGAAAATCGAGCGGTTATCTATGGTTTAAAAGTTCATCCTTATCATTCAAGGGTGGCATTTGATGATAAACGGATGATTCCTTATTTTGAGTTGGCACGAAAATATCAGCTTCCAATTGTGACTCATACCGCAAACGATCCGTATTCAACACCGTTACATGTTTATGAGGTAGCCAAGCGATATCCTGATTTGAATTTTGTGATGGTGCATTTAGGGCTCGGAACGGATCATGAATTAGCGATTAAACTGATTTCAAAGTTACCGAATCTTTATGGTGATACAACTTGGGTTAATGCAAAAGATACCCTTAAAGCCATCAAAGTTTGTGGAGTGGATAAAATCATGTTCGGAAGTGATAATCCGATTGATGGATTGGAGACTCTTGGAAAGCGTATTTATCAAGATTATTTTTATGACCTGAAAAATTCTTTAAGTCATACGGATTACGAAAAATTAATGGGGTTAAATGCCAAACAAATTTTTAAGATTAAATCATTCTAA
- a CDS encoding HdeD family acid-resistance protein, which yields MSSFLEKMFVIEGIIFGVLGILFFIFPIETIMSMSTIIAVLFVIVGISTIIRTSGREERWFFIFNGIINILFGLVLWLYPLSTINILIFSYGIWVLVRGIYLLLMSLTRGYFGLNAYTVYNVILILFGVIVVFQPFTVLMTAPYLIGTALIVTAVGEIYLGIKLKDTF from the coding sequence ATGTCATCATTTTTAGAAAAAATGTTTGTGATAGAAGGGATTATTTTTGGGGTTCTTGGAATCTTGTTCTTTATCTTCCCAATAGAAACGATTATGAGTATGAGCACGATTATTGCCGTACTATTTGTAATTGTGGGCATTTCAACGATTATTCGGACAAGTGGACGGGAAGAAAGATGGTTCTTTATTTTTAATGGAATCATTAATATCTTATTTGGCTTAGTTTTATGGCTCTATCCCTTATCAACGATTAATATTTTAATTTTCTCTTACGGAATTTGGGTCTTAGTTCGTGGTATTTATTTGTTATTGATGTCATTGACTAGAGGATATTTTGGGTTAAATGCTTATACAGTTTATAATGTGATTTTAATTTTATTTGGTGTCATTGTGGTCTTTCAACCGTTCACAGTACTAATGACAGCACCGTATTTGATTGGAACGGCTCTTATTGTCACAGCGGTTGGTGAAATTTATCTAGGAATAAAACTTAAAGATACGTTTTAA
- a CDS encoding NAD(P)H-dependent oxidoreductase: protein MKKLLYIVASSKPESLSSCQRGARIFLNCFLEQHPEYVIEEINVFHDAIPQPNDHHFLSRATLVNGDRFRQLSEQDQNIVNRMQQLCDQFKSADRYVIAAPMWTLSFPYKLKQYLDCLILNDQTISISPKGVKGLLHTKKRKAIYIQSSADIYPFKSMSIPFV from the coding sequence ATGAAAAAGTTATTGTATATTGTTGCAAGTTCGAAGCCGGAATCTTTATCGAGTTGTCAACGAGGTGCACGTATTTTCTTAAATTGTTTTTTAGAGCAGCATCCTGAGTATGTGATTGAAGAAATTAATGTTTTTCATGATGCTATTCCACAACCAAATGATCACCATTTTTTATCACGCGCTACCCTTGTTAATGGCGACCGATTTAGACAGTTAAGTGAGCAAGATCAAAACATTGTCAATCGGATGCAACAACTGTGTGACCAATTTAAGAGTGCCGATCGCTATGTCATTGCAGCACCGATGTGGACGTTATCATTCCCTTATAAATTAAAGCAATACCTAGATTGTTTGATTTTAAATGACCAAACGATTTCTATTTCTCCTAAAGGGGTAAAAGGCCTACTTCATACTAAAAAACGAAAGGCAATTTATATTCAATCATCTGCTGATATTTACCCATTTAAAAGTATGAGTATTCCGTTCGTTTGA